The following DNA comes from Deltaproteobacteria bacterium.
GAAAGAGAAACATAACATCCCATTCCTGGATAATACTTTTTTGTATGAGTTTGCAGAGTCGTAAATTAAACGTCGCACTGCTTTCAGTAGCGTCAAATACCGCCCTTGTGGTCATGAAGCTTGCTGTTGGGCTGATGATTGGATCAGTGTCAATAATGTCTGAAGCAATCCATTCTGGAGTAGACCTTCTGGCGTCCCTTATAACCACATACTCCGTTAGCAAATCCAGCATACCCGCCGACGCAAAACACCCCTTTGGCCATGGGAAGGTTGAAAACATCTCCGGTACCATTGAGGCATTGCTGATTTTTCTGGCCGCTGGCTGGATTATCTTTGAGGCCATAAATAAATTGATGAATCCGGAGCCGATTGAATACGTCGGCTGGGGTATCGGTGTGATGTTAATTTCAACGGTGCTTAATATAATCGTCTCAAAAATGCTCTTCAGGGTGGCTAAAGAAACTGACTCTATAGCCCTGGAGGCCGATGCCTGGCATTTGCGAACCGATGTTTATACATCTGCAGGCGTGATGGCAGGTCTTGCCCTGATCTGGGCAGGTCACCAGTTTTCAACTGACCCTAAAATCCACTGGCTGGACCCGATCGCTGCAATCGGTGTCGCGTTGTTGATTATAGGAGCCGCATATAGACTGACGCTTCAATCGGCCCAGGATTTGATGGATGTTAAGCTTCCCGCAGATGAAGAGGCTTGGATCCGCCATTTGATCGTGACACACCGGCCGCTCATACATGGTTTCCATCAATTGCGCACGCGCAAGGCCGGAAATTTCCGCTTTGTTGACTTCCATATTAAAGTAGATCCCACTATGTCTGTTGAGGAATCTCACGACATCACCGATGAGTTATCCAAAAGCATTGAAAATCACTTCCCCAATACCAGCATCACGGTTCATACTGAACCCTGCAATGGTAAATGCGTCGGTCATTGTCTGGATGGATGCCTGCTGCCCGAAAAGGATCGGAAGGATGTGATGCAAAAAAACATCGAAGTTAAAACAGTTTTTTAAATAATCAGATGATTAAAAGGACCTGAATTCTTTCCTTGATATCGTATTGAGAAGTATGAACAGAAGCCGTCCGGTTTTTTCTATCCTTTATAGATAAACCTTTCAAGCAACCTGTGGAAGGGAGTCCAGTTCGAATCATCGTCGGAATCTACAATGAATTCCTGGAAGGCATTAACCTTGGCATCGA
Coding sequences within:
- a CDS encoding cation diffusion facilitator family transporter, whose protein sequence is MSLQSRKLNVALLSVASNTALVVMKLAVGLMIGSVSIMSEAIHSGVDLLASLITTYSVSKSSIPADAKHPFGHGKVENISGTIEALLIFLAAGWIIFEAINKLMNPEPIEYVGWGIGVMLISTVLNIIVSKMLFRVAKETDSIALEADAWHLRTDVYTSAGVMAGLALIWAGHQFSTDPKIHWLDPIAAIGVALLIIGAAYRLTLQSAQDLMDVKLPADEEAWIRHLIVTHRPLIHGFHQLRTRKAGNFRFVDFHIKVDPTMSVEESHDITDELSKSIENHFPNTSITVHTEPCNGKCVGHCLDGCLLPEKDRKDVMQKNIEVKTVF